One archaeon BMS3Bbin15 genomic window, CCATCCCGCTGGGAAGGTCAACTGCCACCTTGAAGGCTTTTGAAACAGCAATTTTGTTCACAGCACTTTTATATGGCTCCTTAATTTCACCTCTGATTCCGGTGCCAAGAAGTGCGTCTATTACAACATCCTCGTCAATTTCTAGTTTTTCCGAATCTTGCGAAAATTGGGTCTTGATAGAACTTAGAAATCTCAGTTTTTCAAGATTTTTCTCAGCAGCTCTGCTTTTCATCTTTTTTCCAAAAACAAATACTCTAACACCAAAACCTGCTTTTGCAAGGTATCTGGCAGCCACAAGACCGTCACCACCGTTATTCCCGGTGCCGCACACAACAAGAATATTTTTTCCTTTCTTAATCCTCCTCAACGTCTCCTCCGCAACAGCCCTGCCCGCATTCTCCATCAATTCCTTAACACTCGTGCCCAGCCACATTGAATTTATATCAAAAACTCTCACATCATTATAACTGATATATTCCATATTTAATAAAAGATACTCCAAAGGATAAATTCTTTACTGTATTCCATCGGAAGTAACCTTCGTATGTTATGCAACATAATACACAATTCCAAAACCATCTTAAAGTAGTAGTATTATATAAGAAGGATTATACAAGAAGGGGATTAAGAATGACATCAAAATTTACAATGAACAATTTCCTTATACTGAAAAATAAATGCCTTCAGTGCGGTAAGGATATTCTCAAGTCAAGAGATTTCTGCTCAAAAGACTGTGAAAAGGCCTTTTTTAAAGAAAACGTTTAAAAATAATTAGTAAATTTATGCGGGGGAAGGGACTTGAACCCTCGCAGGCACTTAGCCAGCAGGTCCTAAGCCTGCCTCCTTTGACCAGCTCGGACACCCCCGCATAATAAATAGATTATCTTGTCCTGAGCTTTCTCTGACGCCTTCTCTCTTTTAACTTTTTCTTTCTTGTTTTCCAGCGGCATTTTCCACGCTTTTTCCACTTTCTCGAGCTATGTTTACCTGCCATTAAATTCCTCCTAAAAAATTATTCTTCAGATATCACAATTATCTCACATGATAAATTTTTATAGAAGAAGGAGAGTTAATCAGGCTCTTCTGAAAGTAATTTTAGTCAGTATAAGTTAATATAACCTCTGATAGCTTGCAATAAGAAGACTTTTAAGTTTTAAATGTAATATATAATATGTGGTGGATATGAAGACATTGAAAGTTATCACAATTGGTTTTATCATTCTGATTGCTGCAGCAGCCGGACTGGGATTTTATTTTTATAAATCAGGAAGTCTGGCTAAACCAGAGATTAAATCCCTGTCAAACAGCTGGGGTACAGTTAACCTTCAAGAAACAGAGATTATAACCAGAGCTGAGATTTACAATCCAAATCCTGTGAGTATTCCGATAAATAGAATAAATGTTGGAATTTATATGAATGGCATAAAGCTTGCTTCAGGCGAAGCCAGGAATATAAACCTAATAGCAAATAAAAACTCTCAGGTAGAATTCACAACAATTCTTAATAACACAAAACTACCCGAATGGTGGTACACCCATATAAAAAATGGCGAACACACCACAGTTTTAATGAAGACAACAGTTTACTTCAGTCTTCTCGGCAGGGAACTCAGCTTCCCTATTGAGATTAAAAAGAATATAACCACAAATATTCTGGGCTCGGCTACCATGAAATCCTCAGGTAATTCAGGTTTACCTCTGGGAGCACCTGAGATAAGAAGTATGACAAACAGATGGGGCAATGTTACACCCTTGAAAACCCAGGTGATTACACAACTGGAGGTATATAATCCCAACCCCTTCCCGGTACCTGTAAAAAGTATAGATTACTCAATAACCATGAACAATATACTCATGGCTTCTGGTAAGAGCAATAGTGTTGAGCTTCCTCCACATAGTGAGAAGGATATAACTGCTTCCACATATATTGACAATAAAGATATACCCGTGTGGTGGGTATCTCATATAGAAAATCATGAGACAACACTCATGGTGATAAAGGGTAAGATGGTATTTGATATAGCCGGAAAAACTCTGGAAATCCCACTGCCAGAGTACAAAAAAGAGTTTACAACAAATATTTTAAGGTAGGTCTGAAGAAAAAGGTGATATTATGTACACTCTTGAAGACGGGGAATATCTCATAAAACTTGCCAGAAGGGCATTAGATATCTATCTTACCAGCGGTAAAATTATAACCCCGCCTGAAGACGCCCCTGAAAAGTTAAAGAAAAAGGCAGGCGTCTTTGTAACCCTTGAAACTTATCCTGAAGAAAATCTCAGGGGCTGCATAGGTTTTCCTGAGCCAATCTATTCTCTTGTCGAAGGTACAATAAAGGCTGCCATAGCTGCCGGAGTGGAAGACCCCAGGTTTCCGCCTATGTTAAAACATGAAATAATTCATATTACCATGGAGGTGAGTGTTCTTACTCCACCTGAACCCATAGTTGTTTCTTCAACAATGGAATATCCTGAAAGGATTAAGGTTGGAAGGCATGGGCTGATAATCGAGAAAGGTTTTGCCAGAGGGCTTCTCTTACCTCAGGTCCCTGTTGAACAGGGATGGAATGAGGAAGAATTTTTAATTTACACCTGCATAAAAGCCGGGCTTTCTGGAGACTGCTGGCTTGACAGAAATACAAAAGTCTATTCTTTTGAAGGGAAGATATTTAAGGAAGAAGAACCAGGGGAAAAGGTGGTTGAAAAAGTGCTTGGAGATAAGAGCTGCTCTGTTTCTTAATTCTTCGAGTCGTTAAAGGAATCGGATGGAAAATATGGCTGAAGAGCAAGGAAAGTGCATGTACCACAGCATCGATAATAGAGCTTACTGCAGATTTACAGAAAGGCCATGTTTTGGCGCATATATTGATGAATTTAAGGAAGGGTACGTTATAGATATATGGAAGGAGCAGGAGTGCCCAAACTACAAATATGACGAGAATATCCTTTTTAAAGAGGAAGCACCTGTTAAATCTGATCCGAATGGTGTCTTCGAGAAGCAGAAGGAAGGGTCTGCTGCAGGCGCCCAGATTGAAGTTATTGATGGTGAGATAGTAAATAACAGAAATGGAAGAGTTGAGATAACCCTCTTCGGGTCTAAGATAGCTGTTGAGTGTACAGACGAAGGATGTGACGTGCCTGAAAGTATCGATATTGATGCTGAAGTACTTCAGCACTATTTCAACAGAAAGTATGGCCTGGGAGTTATAGAAGTAAAATGGGTGGATGTTTTAAGTCCAGAACTTGAAAGCTATCCCGAGGTTAATGAATATATTGGCCTACATAATACATATCCAATAGTGACAATCAATGAAATTCTCAAGTTTGTGGGCAGTATATCCGTGGATTTAATTAATAATGAGCTTGAGAAGTTGGGAATAATACAGAAAAAGCTTGACTAATTCCGTTATTGGGTGGTAGGCTTTCCTATCCACCTGAAATTATCCTTACAGCCTCAATAATATCTCCTGTTTTAAGTTCTTCCTCCTCGGTAACTATATTTCCATCCTTTTTCACAATTACAGTTTCAGTATTGATTCCTGCTCTCTCAAGTATGTCTCTTACTTTTACATCTTTATCAACTTCAATAATCTTTTCTCCTCTATCATAGAGCAATTTTATTTTCATAATCAACATAGAAATAATAACTTCAGGAGAGATTAATTACGTTAATGGTGGAATTTTAATTAAGGGCTTGTAGCTCAGCTGGTAGAGTGCCGCCTTCGCAAGGCGGAAGCCCCGGGTTCGAATCCCGGCAAGTCCATACCCGATTCACATTAAAAAGTCATGCTCACTGCAAAAGTCACTGCTCTTAGCATCCACTTCAGCCAGATTATTGGAAAAGCTCATTACACAGCTTTTATTTTTACAGTGCAGCAAACCAAAAGTGTGCCCGAGTTCATGAACAGCCTCCTTCAGCACCCTTTCTCGCATTTTACCCTTTAATCTGCTTAATGATATTACAGCATGTCTCCCTGAAATCTGTGCAATTCCGAAAATAAAATTGAGCCCTTTAGCATACAGGTCTTCTTCAGTCACACCGAGAAGCTTCCCATTTTCTGAAAGAATAATTCTGTTCAGATATTTGAGAATGAAATCTCCACTATACTGCTCTCTTTCCGGACTGTAAGCTTTCTCAGGCAGAATAATGCTCCCAGGTATACTCACATCAATTTTCAATACCTTCTTCAAATCCTCTGCAAGGTTTTCAAGAACAACAGAATCAACACTGCCGAGAGATATAATAAAAACCTTCAACCCTCACCCTCCATTATTATGATTAACCATCCCTCTCTGTGGCAAGATAGTACTTAACCGCCCCCACAGCATTAACCACCTGAGGGTCTGGTGGTACAAGAACCTTAACTCCCAGCTCTTTTTCAAAAGCATCCACAACCCCTTTATTCTTTGCTGTACCTCCAATAAGAGCTATCATCCTGGCATTTCCCGGAAGCATCTGAGCAATTCTCCTTGCAAAGGCATGATGTATACCATTTATAATCTCCTCTTTGGAATAACCCTCAACAAGCCTTGAAACAACCTCGCTCTGGGCAAAAACAGAGCAGGTAGAATTTATTTTCGCACTGGTTTTTGCCCTGAAATGAAGATTCTGCAACTCAGAAACGTCAAGAGCGAAGTAATTAGCTATATACTCAAGAAATGTGCCAGTACCGGAGCTGCACTTGTCATTCATCCTGAAGTCATTCCTCCGCATATCAATCATCTTTGTGTCCTGCCCCCCTATATCCACTATGGCATCGACATCTTCCTTCAAAAAGTGCCTCACTCCGTAAATAGCTGTTGTAATCTCTGTGACATTCAGCTCATGAGGTACTTTCTTTCTGAAATATCCAGTCGAAACTATTATACCGTCCCTGTCTATCAAATCCTGCCATGAATGAGAACTCACTATTCTGTACTTATAACTATCAGTATAATAGGCTGCCTTTGCCGCCCTCGAACCCACATCCAGACCTATAATCATTATTATTACACCCCAGCAAGGCGCTCTGCAAAGGCTTCAAGACGCAGCCTTGCCTGTTCAGGCGTACTCCCCGGAAGGTCAGCCTCAATTGTTATATAGGGATATCCCTCTCTGTCTGCAAAGCGCTCCCTTAAAATAATATCTTCCAGCTTGTGGTGGCATGAAAACTGCTGGAAATGTATTATGGCATCTATTTTCCTTTCCTTCAACTGCCTCTCAACAAACTCCATTCTTCTCCAGATATTTCCTGCGAATGTATAATTCACATAACTTTCCGCCACCTCTCCCAGGTTTCTTCCAGAATGCCTTATGAATTCAAAGGGCATTTCATCATAGGCAACATGCAAACCTATACTCTGCAGAAACTCGTGAAAATCTCTGTAAATAGGTGGTATGCCCAGAATAGCAACCCTGTAGTCAAAATCCACCTCCTCCTCTTCAATAGCTTCAATAGCCTTTCCGTATTTATCAGGAGAGCCCATGAGGTCGCTTCCGGAAATTTCTATCTCAAAAGCCTTTATTGAACTCAATTTTCCTTCTGTGCGGAGAGAATCAACCTCCATAGCTCTCTGTTTCAAATCTGCTATTTCTCCAAAGGCTTCTTCATTTTTTATCCCTCCTGCAAATTCCGCCAGAGAATCGAGATTCTCCTCCATAAGCCTGATATCTCTGTTGAAGGAATAGATGAAATAGAGAGTAGGCATGCCTGAAAGTTCAATCTTTTCACCATCCACAAGCGCATTGTAGCAGTCCCCGCCTGCAACAACAACAAGCTTATCAACCTCAACCTCTTTTCTCAGTATAAGCTCACGCCAGATAGCACTCCATGCACAGAGTTTATCATCTGGTTGAAACTCTGAGAATGGAACAAAGTTATTTAAATCAACTGCAGTTTCTCTACAGGCATAAATTACTTCAGCTGAAACAAGAGCAGTGATTCCAAGCATATATTTTTTAAATCAAGTAACATCTATAAGAGTCTGGTTCTCACCATGCACTCCTCCCTTTTAAATATCAGGGTTGATACATGTCCCCTTATCTCCCTTAAAAATATAATTTAAATCCTTCATTTCCCTTCCATTCAATATTCTGCATCTTATTTTGTATTTATTTATAACCTCTGGCAGAAAACTATCTACAACACTCTGTTCCGTTATTTCAAGGTCAGAGGCAGCAATATTGTTTATAAGTCCACCATCTCCAAATACACCATCCACGCTCTTGAGGAGAATTATTTCTTCTGCATTCAGCTCTGCTCCTATATAGCAGGTTATACTGTCACCAGTTACATCCCACGTGGGGGGAAGTTCATCCCTATCTTTAATAAATCTGTAAGGAAGGAGAATTGCAGGGAGTTCTCCCTCAGGCTCTTCTCTTGCAGAGATTTCACCCTTGCCTTCAAGATAAATACCAAATATATTCATAGCCATAATAGCCATAAAGTGAGCTTCCCTCTCTCCGACATTGTAATTTTTATATACGTCTCTGACAGCATCAGCAAAAACCCCTCCTCCGGGAATAATCAGCACTTTCTCATTTTTAAGAATTTTGAGAATTTCCTCTGCCCTATCTATCAGACTGCCTCCAATCTTAATCACCTTCATCGTTGAGAGCCTCCGCAAGTCCAAGACATGGAAGATTATTGTAAACTTCCGTCACTTCTTTTAGAAGCTTAAATTCAACTTTCAGCCTGCTGCATACCCTTCTACCAAGAAAGTCTCCTATGCCTGCCAGAAAAACTCTATCAATTTCAAAATCCTCCATAACCATTTTAACATTATACTTTATGCTATCTATCTGAACCTCCCTGAAAGCTTCACATAGCTTTACTATCTCATCCTCTCCAAGCTCATCAAGGTCAGAGCATAGCATTCTTGCCACCCTCTGCATTGATTCTGCAGGATTTTTATCTCTCCCATCAGGGGTTTCACAGCTGTAGTTTTCAATCTCGCCGAGAATATTGTATATATCTGCAGTAATGGCAAAAAGCTCTGAAGCAGGCTTTATCCTACCACCTCTGAAGCTAATTTCACATGCCAGAGCAGAAAGAGGAGTACGAAGGCAACCATGATAAAGAAGCTGCCCTGCAAGCATTCTGTCAAGGTCATTTTTTGCATATAGCTTTTCTCCATGCCTGAACGGTATGATATCTGTGGTGGTGGAGCCTATGTCAAGCAGCACACCCTCGCCAAAATTCCTCTCGAGATAATACAGGCTGGCAGCATAGTTGGCAGCAGCGAGATTCAGGGTTTCTTTTACCTCATTATAGCCCAGAAGCCTCTGGTCTATATCCATAAATCTTGCCACAGGAAAAATGCTGCTGCATACTTCCAGTAGAAATTCTATACCCTCTCTTTTACTTCTGAAAGCGTCGCTGAGTTCAGCAGTGAAAACAAAGCCAACCTTTGAGGCATCCTCCTTTAATTTCGATAAAAACGTGGGAAAATCTCTAAATTCCCTCCAGAAAGGGAAGTAATGTATTTCATTCTTTAAAATAGCTCCACTTTCAGAATCATATAGAAACTTTTTCGTATTGGCTCCACCAATGTCAAAAGTTAAAATCTTCATATTGGTCACCTGATAACTATTGAATAATCTCCAGTGGAGATAAAGGGGTTTTCAGCCTTACCATCAATCTTTCTGATTCTGGTTCTGACAGTTCTTTCAGGAAGCTTTCCATTCAGAATGTCGTAAAAGGTTATACCATAGGCAGCTTCAAAGGCTATTACGGGTGTTGTAACCCTTGGATTGATTTCCAGCAGAACAATCTCGCCATTATTTACAATGAAATCCATTCCGAAAAAACCCTTCAGCCCCTCTATTCCATACGAAGCCTCAATAAGCTCCTCACTATTTTCAATTTCAAAGGGAATATCCGCACCCATGTATCTGAAGCCCTCCGTTATCTGGGTCTGAAGGCTCACCAGCTCGGTTTTATTATCAGAAGAAAACAGGCTGGCACTTGCAGCCTGCCCCGGAATATATTCCTGGACAATATAGTTTTCAGGTACTCTCCCGAGCTCTTCCTCATTTCTTATAAAAAATATTCCTTCACCACCCTCACCCACTCTTGGCTTGGCAACCAGAGGAAAATCAAGAGAAGTCTTACCATTGAAAACTTCAGTTCCAGGTGTTCTCAATCCCTTTACTCTCCTCAATGTCTCATACTTGTCACTGCATGTCCTGACTGCTCTGCTACTAATCCCTAGATTTTCAACATGCGCCTTCTCAACCTGTTCTGTAAGAATATATAGCAGGTTCTCACTTTCTGGAGCAACTATCAGAGCTTTATCGCACTTTTCAAGGGCGGTTGAAAAATCCTCATCAAGCTTTTCTGCAATGGGAAAATTTCTGAATTGGGCTGTGTGCTCAGGGTTGACAAAACTGTATACCTCTTCCCTGATTCCCATGCTGAGAGCCTTAAACATAGCAAGTCCTTCAACTGCAATGCTCTCAGGAAACCCATTTTCTGTACATGTGGTATACTCAAAGAGAAAAAACATTCAATCACCTTGTAAGGAAATAGCCTGCTATTACTGCCAGAATAATACCAATTACAGTGTTGCTTTCCATCCTTTCCTGAAGGATTAAAACAGCAAGGATAGAACTGACTGCTGGATAGAGAGCAGTAAACGGAATTACAACACTTCCCGGAAAACGCTCCAGAGCATAGAGAAAACCAATAGAACCGATAGTCCCAAATAGTGTTCCCAGACCGAGAATTACAAGACTGGTATCTCTTGGAATATTAACCCCACGATGAATTAGAAAGATGATAATCACAATATTGGTGATAGAGTAAAATATATTTGTTACGAGAAGAGCCTGTAGCAGGCCAACCTTTGCCACTCCATATTTATACAAGAAACCCCAGAAGCCCCAGAGTACTACAATCAGCAGGCCCACAAGAGACATTTCAGCTTTCATGAGTTAACTTAAGCACTGGAGAATTAAAGTTTTTTTGCCTCAGCATCCTATACCACAGTATGTGAATCCCAACCTTTTTATATCCTCGGGATTTAAAATTCTCCTTCCATCAAGAATAATCGCCTTATCCTTCATAAGCAATCTGAGGTCTTCAAAATTAAGCTTTTTATATTCATCATGGTCTGTGACTATAACAAGAGCATCGGCATTCTTAATCACAGTTTTAATTTCATTGGAAAATTTGCCTCCAAAATCCTGACTCACATAGGGGTCATGAGAAAATACATCAACACCACTTTTCATGAGAGTCTTAATTATCGGCTCTGCAGGTGTTTCCCTGACATCATCCACATTGCCTTTATAGGCAATACCAAGAACAGCAACTTTTGACTTCTTTATATCCTTTCCCTGCTTTTTGAGAGCGCTTTCAAGCGTCTCAAGAACATGGAACGGCATGTCAGAATTTCTCTCTCTGGCAGCTTTTATTACACTGAGATTAACCCCGTGCTTCTCAGCTTCCTTGATAAGGAAATATGGGTCCTTGGGTATACAATGACCGCCAACACCGGCACCTGGCATATGAAAATTAACTCTGGGATGCTTGTTGGCGAGATTTATTGCTTTAATGGCATCAATCCCGATAGCTTCGCATAACAGTGCCACATCATTGGCAAGAGCAATATTCACATCTCTGAAGGTATTTTCTATAAGCTTAACAACCTCAACTACCTCCACAGCATCTTTATAAACATCTCCGGAAGTTATATTCTCATAAAAAACTCCTGCGAGTTCCGCGCTTCTTTCATCTATACCTCCAACAACTCTTGAATTTATTTGAATCTCCTCAAGAGTTTTTGTTGGTATTGCCCTCTCGGGTGAATTGGCAAGAAAGAAATCTTTTCCGGCTTTCAGACCAGAACTTTCCAGAACCGGAAGGATTTCGTTTCTCGTTGTACCCGGAGGTATTGTGCTTTCAACAACAACAAGCGTACCTTCAGAGAGGTTTTCAGCCACTGCTTTAGCGGCGGACATAAGAGCTTCAAGGCGTGGCTCCTTATTTTCATCCACCGGAGTCTGAACAATTATTAAAACCACATTTGAATTCCTGATTTCCGAAGCTTCAACCGTAGCCTTCAATTTGCCAGCTTCAACAGTCTTGTAAACTATCTCTTCCAGCCCAGGCTCATTGATTGGAGATTTCTTATTATTCACCTTATTTACAATATCAGGGTTTATATCAACGCCTGTCGTGAAGTAGCCTCTTGAGGCAACTATGGCTGCCATGGGCAAACCGACGTAACCCAAACCTACCACTGCTACTTTTGCTTCTTTATTCTTTATTATATTAATAAGCTCTTTATATTCCACTGATTATCCCTCTTATACATGAAACATAGATTATTGGAGTATATTAAGCTTTCCTATGAAAGTATTTCAGACCTATGTCCCCAAACGTCCCAATGATAAGCTTAAAGCATGTTAACGTTAAAAACCTTTCCAAACGATTCCATAGGTAATTATCAACGTTATATCACAATAAAATAAGTATTTAAATCTATTGACTGATTTCTTTCTTCAATTTCAACTCATTTGTCCTACCTTTTGAAGTCTTTTCTATTATACCTCTCTTTTCAAGTTCTGAAACCAGCCTCGTTATTTTTGGTCTTGAAAAATCAGTTATTTTTGGTAATTTATCCTGGGTTATAACTCCACCCTCCTGTTCCACAGCTCTGACTATCTTCTCTTCATCATCAGTTAATAGAGTAATTGAAACCTTCCCCTTTCTCTCCTTTAAACCGACATATTTATATAAAGTGCCTGCTCCAGCAATAAATCCAATGAACAGAGCAAGTATGTAAAAAATTGTGTTTTTATTCTTTTTAGATTGCATCTTTACCTCATTAACCTGAATGACTTTAAACTGATGTAGCTGTTTTAATGCTTTACCTGAGAGCTCATTATTGAACACATAAACTTTAGACACACTCAATTTTTCAAGAGCTTCTAAAACAGCAGGAGAAACTGACTTATTCTTTGTAAAAAGGAGAGGAATACCAAGATATGATGAAAGTCTTTCAGCTAGAAGAAGGTTTTTTAGCTCCTGACCTGCAACAAGAACTGCAGCATTGCTTTTAACATAATATTCTCCAGCAAAAGCTGCACTGGTGCCATATCTATCTGCCTCTGCAACCCTGTTTGTTATAAATCCCATTCCATCCAGATTCCTCTGAACATCAAGAGAAATAGCATCCTCTCCTCCGAGAATAACAGCATACCTGTAGCCTTTTGCAATATAGCCACTTAAAAGCTCAACATCAACCTTACTCAGATTATCTGGCGTAGTTGTAACTATAGGTATTCCTGTAAGATGGGAATAACCCTGTGCTATGGCGAATTCATAGGGGATATCACTTCTAACTATAATTACATCTGAGCTCTGGGTTGCATGAACTGAAGGTATAACCAGAAAGAAAAGTAACAAAATAACAAAATGCATGTATTTTAGCTTCTCTAAACTGTTATAGAGGGTTTGCTTATAAATCATATAATAAACTACCTTCTGAAGACTATGCCAGCATAGGCCACAATTTCAGAATAATCACCTGTAATATCACCACTATTACCATACTTCAAAAGTTCAGCTTTCTTTGCACCAAGAGCTTTACCTGCTACCATAGCTGTTGCTATTGCTCCATAACCACAGGCAGTAACATTATTCCTATAAATCCTTTCCACAAACTCTTCCTCATCCATTTCGAGGATAGCCTCTATCGCATTTAAGTCTTTGTTTCTCGCAACATCAGCACTCTCATAATGGGTAAAATCACTGGATGCAATAACAAGAACATCTCTATCAAGCTCTGCAATACATTTTCCAAGTTCCCTTGCAATTTCAATTGTTTGAAGGTTAAGAGTTATGGCAATAAATTTAAAATCACCATAGATATACTGAAGAAAAGGTAATTGCACCTCAATTGAATGTTCATAGGTATGAGCTATCTCATCCAGAGTTACAATTTCACATTTTCTGAAAAGCTTTTCAGCCGCGTCCCTGTCACACTTCGCAACACCAAGTGGTGTCCTCCAGTCCTCACCGGATACGGAGACAGTGCTTCCATAACCTCGATGACTGGGGCCAATAAGAACAACAAGCTCTGGTTTCTCCTGCTCTGCAAGAGAATAGTAAACATGTGCAGCTTCATAGCCAGAGTAAATATAGCCTGCATGCGGAACAACCGCCCCTACTATATCCCTGGGTTTCTTATCCACATGGGTTGGACTAAGCTTTCCAGGACCCGGCGGATGAAGAAAGCACTTTTCAATCTGCTCGATAAGCATATCTTTTGAGGCAGGGTAAAACTGACCAGCGACAGCTTCCATTCTCATAATATATATTATGCATTATATACACAAAAAGTTTACTCTGCGATAACGCTTAAAATTCAAGATTTTTACCATATCCTCTTTCTATGGCAAGGTCATATACCAGAGCTGCAACTGTAACATCCTGAATCGCCAGACCTGTGGAGTCAAAAATAGTAATTTCAACCTCATTTTCCCTGCCTTTCTTCAATCCCGCCACAATTTCTCCCAGCTCAGCATATATCCTATCCTCTGAAAATTCTCCTGTACTTATTGGGACATTGACCTCTCCACTGTGCACTGCCTGCTCATAGGCATCAACAACAACCTTTGCTCTATTCAAAAGCTCTGGAGCAAGTTCCTGCTTTCCGGAAGCGTCGGCACCTATTGCATTTATATGAGTGCCCTCCTCTATCCACTCACCTTTAATCACCGGCTTTCTTGAGGGTGTTGTTGTAGAAATAATATCTGCTCTGCATACCTCCCTGTATGATTCGCACACTTTAATATCTATACCGAGAGAATCCTCAAAAATCTTTTTAAATTTCTCTGCATTGGAAATATGCCTGCTTGCCACAAGCACCTTCTCAAGCTCAAAAACATCCGATATCGCAAGAAGCTGAGTTCTTGCCTGCCTTCCAGAACCAATCAGTCCAAGTGTTTTAGAATCAGCTCTCGCAAGATATTTAGATGCAATAGCACCTGCAGCCCCGGTCCGTACATCAGTCATGTATGTGGCATTCATAATAGATATGGGCCTGCCAGTTTCTGGCTCAACAAGCACAAAAGTTGCCATTACAGTAGGAAGGCCTATAGAAGGATTGGCAGGATGAACATTAACAACCTTCACCCCGGCCATATCTATCTCAGGAAGATAAGCAGGCATACATCTCAGGTCACCGTTAAATTTTCTGAAATAAATATAGAGTTTCGAGGGCATCTCCACATTACCAAAACCATGCTGCCTGAAGGCTCCCTCAACTGCAAGATTAACACTTTGGATGTCAACAAGCTCCTTAACTTCCCTTCCTGAAATCCATATTATCTCCTCCATACTTCACCACCGATTATTACTCCAGCCCAAATATGAATCCTCCACATAACCCCTTCACGATTCTCCCACGAGAATAAAATCCCATGGTGATATACTGTATCTCTACAAGTAAGATTACATCCCCGAGATATAAAGTTAATGCTCATTTTTTACATGTTATTATCTCTTCAAATTCATATCTCGACAAGGACATTCAAACCTGCAATAGCTGAGTTGAGAACTTTACCTTCTCCCTTTATCTCCTTCTTCACCTCTTTAATGTGTTTTTTCTCCAGGGTAAATTTCTTGCCCTCTACTTCAATACTAATCTCGCCCTTATCTAAAAGCTCTCTTGCAAAGGCTTCTGCATCGCAACCCT contains:
- a CDS encoding late embryogenesis abundant protein, producing the protein MKTLKVITIGFIILIAAAAGLGFYFYKSGSLAKPEIKSLSNSWGTVNLQETEIITRAEIYNPNPVSIPINRINVGIYMNGIKLASGEARNINLIANKNSQVEFTTILNNTKLPEWWYTHIKNGEHTTVLMKTTVYFSLLGRELSFPIEIKKNITTNILGSATMKSSGNSGLPLGAPEIRSMTNRWGNVTPLKTQVITQLEVYNPNPFPVPVKSIDYSITMNNILMASGKSNSVELPPHSEKDITASTYIDNKDIPVWWVSHIENHETTLMVIKGKMVFDIAGKTLEIPLPEYKKEFTTNILR
- a CDS encoding sulfur carrier protein ThiS, coding for MLIMKIKLLYDRGEKIIEVDKDVKVRDILERAGINTETVIVKKDGNIVTEEEELKTGDIIEAVRIISGG
- a CDS encoding peptidase family M54; this translates as MKVFIISLGSVDSVVLENLAEDLKKVLKIDVSIPGSIILPEKAYSPEREQYSGDFILKYLNRIILSENGKLLGVTEEDLYAKGLNFIFGIAQISGRHAVISLSRLKGKMRERVLKEAVHELGHTFGLLHCKNKSCVMSFSNNLAEVDAKSSDFCSEHDFLM
- the fldI gene encoding R-phenyllactate dehydratase activator — translated: MIIGLDVGSRAAKAAYYTDSYKYRIVSSHSWQDLIDRDGIIVSTGYFRKKVPHELNVTEITTAIYGVRHFLKEDVDAIVDIGGQDTKMIDMRRNDFRMNDKCSSGTGTFLEYIANYFALDVSELQNLHFRAKTSAKINSTCSVFAQSEVVSRLVEGYSKEEIINGIHHAFARRIAQMLPGNARMIALIGGTAKNKGVVDAFEKELGVKVLVPPDPQVVNAVGAVKYYLATERDG
- a CDS encoding 2-hydroxyglutaryl-CoA dehydratase, D-component; amino-acid sequence: MLGITALVSAEVIYACRETAVDLNNFVPFSEFQPDDKLCAWSAIWRELILRKEVEVDKLVVVAGGDCYNALVDGEKIELSGMPTLYFIYSFNRDIRLMEENLDSLAEFAGGIKNEEAFGEIADLKQRAMEVDSLRTEGKLSSIKAFEIEISGSDLMGSPDKYGKAIEAIEEEEVDFDYRVAILGIPPIYRDFHEFLQSIGLHVAYDEMPFEFIRHSGRNLGEVAESYVNYTFAGNIWRRMEFVERQLKERKIDAIIHFQQFSCHHKLEDIILRERFADREGYPYITIEADLPGSTPEQARLRLEAFAERLAGV
- a CDS encoding uridylate kinase is translated as MKVIKIGGSLIDRAEEILKILKNEKVLIIPGGGVFADAVRDVYKNYNVGEREAHFMAIMAMNIFGIYLEGKGEISAREEPEGELPAILLPYRFIKDRDELPPTWDVTGDSITCYIGAELNAEEIILLKSVDGVFGDGGLINNIAASDLEITEQSVVDSFLPEVINKYKIRCRILNGREMKDLNYIFKGDKGTCINPDI
- a CDS encoding hydantoinase/oxoprolinase, encoding MKILTFDIGGANTKKFLYDSESGAILKNEIHYFPFWREFRDFPTFLSKLKEDASKVGFVFTAELSDAFRSKREGIEFLLEVCSSIFPVARFMDIDQRLLGYNEVKETLNLAAANYAASLYYLERNFGEGVLLDIGSTTTDIIPFRHGEKLYAKNDLDRMLAGQLLYHGCLRTPLSALACEISFRGGRIKPASELFAITADIYNILGEIENYSCETPDGRDKNPAESMQRVARMLCSDLDELGEDEIVKLCEAFREVQIDSIKYNVKMVMEDFEIDRVFLAGIGDFLGRRVCSRLKVEFKLLKEVTEVYNNLPCLGLAEALNDEGD
- a CDS encoding carbamoyl phosphate synthase-like protein, with the protein product MFFLFEYTTCTENGFPESIAVEGLAMFKALSMGIREEVYSFVNPEHTAQFRNFPIAEKLDEDFSTALEKCDKALIVAPESENLLYILTEQVEKAHVENLGISSRAVRTCSDKYETLRRVKGLRTPGTEVFNGKTSLDFPLVAKPRVGEGGEGIFFIRNEEELGRVPENYIVQEYIPGQAASASLFSSDNKTELVSLQTQITEGFRYMGADIPFEIENSEELIEASYGIEGLKGFFGMDFIVNNGEIVLLEINPRVTTPVIAFEAAYGITFYDILNGKLPERTVRTRIRKIDGKAENPFISTGDYSIVIR